ACCGCGATAGATGTAGCCTTTGAGTAACATCTGACCGAAAACACCGATTTGTGCGGCTTCGTATTCCGGTTTCAAGGTTAAATAGGGATTATCCCAATCGCCCCAAACGCCAAAGCGCTTGAAGCCTTCGCGCTGTTCGTCCACTGTTTTGAGGGCGAAGTCTCTGGCTTTGCGGCGCAGTTCCAAGGGTGTGAGGTTTTGCCGTTCGGCGGCTTTCATATCCTGCAAAACTTTCAGTTCGATCGGTAAGCCGTGACAATCCCAACCTGGAACGTAACGCACCTTGCGCCCGCCGAGCAGCTGATACTTATTGATAATGTCTTTGAGAATTTTATTCAGGGCGTGACCCATGTGCAGCGACCCGTTGGCGTAGGGTGGCCCGTCATGCAAAACAAAAATATCGCCCGGATTGTTTTGCGACAGTTTTTCGTAAATCTTATGTTCTGCCCAAAATTTTTGCAGCTGCGGTTCCCGTGCGATCGCGTTCGCCCGCATATCAAACTGGGTCTTGGGCAGATTGACGGTATCTTTATAGGTTTTAGATTCTGTCACAGTGGGATACCGGAATATAGTGAAGACGTTTTGCAACCATTATCCTTGAGAAATTCACCTACCTTCAAGGGGAGGAAAGATCGAGGTTTGAGTTTTTGGCTGAGTTTTACGGCTGATGTGGCACAATCGATCGCGAAAGTTACGGTTTAGACAGCAATCTGGTATTGTTGGCAACGGTGTTTTGAGGAGTAATCAGTGTATTCAAATTATCAAGATTACCAAGATCGAGTGTCTATCTTTGAGCTAGCCCAACTGGGCAACACCCAGGCGATCGCCTACTGGATTAACTCGCTTTTGGTGCCCCAAGGCATTTACGTTCGCGTCCAAGCGGCTCGCAACGGCAGTTTGCAAATCTTTGTGGAATTGCCTTGGTTGCCTCAAAGCCAAGAGGATCGCCAGAAATTACGCGATCGCTTGCTGCGGTACATTTGCGATCGGCTGGGCAAACTGAATTCCAAATACATAAAAGTAATTGAAATCGTAGCAAGTCTTGTCGGATATACAGATATTCTTTGGAAACAGTCTGTACGGCTTCTCACCAAGGCCAACGGCGGTAAATTAAAAAACATTTCTAAACTAAGTAGCCGTAGCGAAAAACACACAGATGGCATTAACTTTAAAATTTTTCGTTCTATCTTTCTGTGCTGTTTAGCACTTGCAAGCTTTATCTTTATCTACAAAGCCAACAACTACGAAGCCGCAAACACTCCAACTACAGAGCCGCAATCTGAAACTTTAAGCACCGTAGATGTGTCCCCCACACCTGTGGCTTCGCCACCTCCACCGCAAGAAGAAGAAACCAAAAAGCTTGTATTTTCAGCACCAGAGCAATTTCAAGGGCAAATTGTTCATCAAGTACAACCAGAGCGAAACCAAAAACTCATCGCCCTCACATTTGATGATGGCCCCTGGCAAAACACCACCTTGCAAGTCCTGGAAATCCTCAAAAAACACAACGTTAAAGCCACGTTTTTCTGGATCGGGAAGCATTTAAAACAATACCCGCAAGTCGCCCAAAAAGTTGTAGCTGACGGTCACGCCATTGGCAACCATACATTCCATCACTTTACCCGGAAGATGAACTCCTCAACTGCCGCACGAGAAATTGATGAGACGGAAGAACTGATCTCCGAAACAACTGGCGTCAGAACATCGCTGTTGCGTCCCCCCGGTGGCGTCTTGAACAACGGGGTCGTCACTTACGCAAAAAAGAAAAAATATGCCATCTTGATGTGGTCGGTTGACTCCCGCGATTACCGCGTCCGCCAAGCATCGAAACTGGCCAAAAATGTGCTGAATTCCCCCAATTCTGGCGGCATTGTGCTGTTGCACGATGGCGGCGGCAATCGATCGGCCACCGTACAGGCATTACCGGAAATTATCAGCACACTCAAACAGCGCGGATACAAATTTGTGACAGTGCCGGAATTGTTGGAATCTGCAAAAAAGGCCAAGAGTCAAGGGAATAGGGGCTAGGGGCTAGGGGCTAGGGGCTAGGGAAGAGGGAAGAGGGAAGAGGGAAGAGGGAAGAGGGAAGAGGGAAGAGGGAAGAGG
This portion of the Aerosakkonema funiforme FACHB-1375 genome encodes:
- a CDS encoding polysaccharide deacetylase family protein, with protein sequence MYSNYQDYQDRVSIFELAQLGNTQAIAYWINSLLVPQGIYVRVQAARNGSLQIFVELPWLPQSQEDRQKLRDRLLRYICDRLGKLNSKYIKVIEIVASLVGYTDILWKQSVRLLTKANGGKLKNISKLSSRSEKHTDGINFKIFRSIFLCCLALASFIFIYKANNYEAANTPTTEPQSETLSTVDVSPTPVASPPPPQEEETKKLVFSAPEQFQGQIVHQVQPERNQKLIALTFDDGPWQNTTLQVLEILKKHNVKATFFWIGKHLKQYPQVAQKVVADGHAIGNHTFHHFTRKMNSSTAAREIDETEELISETTGVRTSLLRPPGGVLNNGVVTYAKKKKYAILMWSVDSRDYRVRQASKLAKNVLNSPNSGGIVLLHDGGGNRSATVQALPEIISTLKQRGYKFVTVPELLESAKKAKSQGNRG